Sequence from the Longimicrobium sp. genome:
CTCTACGCGCTGATCCGGCTGGGCCTCACGCAGGAGACGGGCGCCTTCATCCACTGGATCGCCGATCGCGTGACCGGCGAGACGGGGAACGGCGGGCCGCTGCAGCCGCTGTACGTCATCGACGGCTCCACCGAAGTGCCCGAGGCGGAGCTGGAGCACTGGGAGGGATACGCCGGATCGCGCCCGGTGCGGATCGGCAACGCGGCGGCGCAGCAGCTGCAGCTCGACATCTACGGCGCGCTGATGGACTCCGTGTACCTGTACGACAAGTACGGCGAGCCCGTCTCGCACGACCTGTGGATACGCCTTTCCGGGCTGGTGGAGTGGGTGTGCCAGAACTGGCGCCTCCCCGATGCGGGGATCTGGGAGATCCGCAGCGAGCTGCGCGAGCACCTGTCGTCGCGCCTCCTCTGCTGGGTGGCGGTGGACCGCGGGATCAGGCTGGCGATGCGCCGCTCCTTCCCCGCGCCGCTCGGCCGCTGGATGGAGGCGCGCGACGCCATCTACCACTCCATCTTCGACGAGATGTGGAACCCCAAGATCGGCGCGTTCGTGGGTGAGCGCGGCGGAACGGAGATGGATGCGTCCGTGCTCCTGATGCCGCTCCTGCGCTTCATCTCCCCCACCGATCCGCGCTGGACCTCCACCATGAAGGCCGTCACGCGCGACCTGGTGGAGGACTCGCTCGTGCGCCGCTACCGCATCCAGGGGAGCGAGACGGACGGCTTTCCCGACGACGAGGGGACGTTCACCATCTGTTCCTTCTGGTACGCCGAGTGCCTCTCCCGCGCAGGCGACGTGCAGCAGGCGCGGTTCGTCTTCGAAAAGGTGCTTGGCTATGCCAACCATCTCGGGCTCTTCGCGGAGCAGCTCGGCCCCAGCGGCGAGCACCTGGGCAACTTTCCGCAGGCCTTCACCCACCTTGCGCTCATCAGCGCCGCGTTCGACATCGACCGGCGGCTGAGCGGGGCGGGGTGGAAGGCGTAACGGAACCATTGCGCGGACCCCCCACCCGGCACGGATATTACAGGACCGAGTACGATTGGACTGCCGCGTACCGACTACGATGAGAGGATGAACCGCGTGAACCACGTGAACCTTTGCCGCTGGCGCATCCTGGCCGCGGCGGCGGCGGTGCTGGGCACGGCGTCCGCCGCGAGCGCGCAGCAGACGGCTACCGTCACGGCCGGCGAGCGGTACCGCGCCAGCGGGCTGCACACGGTGCTCCTGGGAGAGGAGTACCGCGCCGCCTGGACCACGCCGGTCCGCGTCGAGGTGCTGGACCCCGACCGCTTCGCCGGGGGGCTCACGGTGACGGGCGAGGGGGGCGGCCTCTCCACCGAGTCGCTGCGGCTCAAGGGGCGCGACGGGCGCGAGTACGTCTTCCGCTCGGTAGACAAGAACTCGGCCCGCGCGGTTCCCGAAGACCTGCAGGGGAGCTTCATCCAGGACGTGGCGCAGGACCAGACGGCGGCCAAGCAGCCCGCCGCGGCGCTGGTGGTGCCGCCGCTGCTGCGCGCGGCGGGCGTCCCCCACGTGGTGCCGCGGCTGTACGTGATGCCCAACCACCCCTTCCTGGGCGAGCACCGCCAGGAGTTCGCCGGCAAGCTGGGCCAGATTGAGGAGCGCCCCGTTGACGCGGACGACGGCGGGCCCGCCTTCAACGGCGCGGAGCGCGTCGAGGGGACCCCGGACTTCCTGGAGGAGCTGGAGGAGGAGGGCGACAACGTGGTGGACGCGCCGACGTACCTCAAGGCGCGGCTGATGGACATGATGATCGGCGACTGGGACCGGCACCCGGACCAGTGGCGGTGGGCGCGCTACGACCGCGGCGGCCGCGAGGTGTGGGAGCCGATCCCCCGCGACCGCGACAACGCCTTCGCGCGCCACGAGGGGATCCTCATGGCGGTCGCGCGCAAAGTGGCGCCACAGCTCACCCAGTACGGGCCGGAGTACGGCACCATCTACGGCCTGCACTACCAGGCCTCGGCGCTGGACCGCCAGCTCCTCTCCTCGCTGGATCGCGCGGCGTGGGACTCGATCGCGCAGTTCCTCCGCACCCGCGTCACGGACGCGGTGATCGACACGGCG
This genomic interval carries:
- a CDS encoding glycoside hydrolase family 15 protein, giving the protein MNYPPIEDHGIIGDLNTVALVGLDGTIGFMCAPRFDSPTVFASLLDAEKGGAFTIKPALEGARSRQLYLPDTNVLLTRFMAPAGVAEITDFMPVGDAEVRRVVRRAKAVRGEIRFQVRCAPRFGYGRTPHTAEATEEGVCFATDDGSLRMRLDASVPLEIVEGDAVTEITLRAGDTAIFVLEVGGECKGAARASQRYAARSFKETENFWRRWIGRSTYTGRWRDEVNRSALVLKLLVSHPHGSLVAAPTFGLPERMGGARNWDYRYTWVRDAAFTLYALIRLGLTQETGAFIHWIADRVTGETGNGGPLQPLYVIDGSTEVPEAELEHWEGYAGSRPVRIGNAAAQQLQLDIYGALMDSVYLYDKYGEPVSHDLWIRLSGLVEWVCQNWRLPDAGIWEIRSELREHLSSRLLCWVAVDRGIRLAMRRSFPAPLGRWMEARDAIYHSIFDEMWNPKIGAFVGERGGTEMDASVLLMPLLRFISPTDPRWTSTMKAVTRDLVEDSLVRRYRIQGSETDGFPDDEGTFTICSFWYAECLSRAGDVQQARFVFEKVLGYANHLGLFAEQLGPSGEHLGNFPQAFTHLALISAAFDIDRRLSGAGWKA